From the Ovis aries strain OAR_USU_Benz2616 breed Rambouillet chromosome 10, ARS-UI_Ramb_v3.0, whole genome shotgun sequence genome, the window CTCGCGGGCCCGCGTCTGTCTCGTCGGCCCGGGACCCCGCTGGCCGCACACGGAAGCCCCCGCCGCCGCGCCGCCGCAGCGCGCAGCCCGAAGGCTCCGGAAGCCCCTCCGTCGCTcccccgccccgggccccgcCGCCGGTCTCCGACCCGGCCCTGCCCCCGCCGGCGGCCCGCGCGCCACCTCCCTCGCCGCGCATGCGCCCCGGCTCGCGCCCGCCTCGCCGCccgcgccgcccccgccccggccgcAGCCCGGACGACGCCCGGGGACGCAGGACCCCGACTCCCGGCGTGCCCCGCGCCGCCCGGGGGCCGCCGGGATCCAGGCCGCGCTCGGCCTCCGACTCCCGGCGTGCAGcgcgccgccccgccccgggccGGGGACACCGCGCCCCACCTCCTTAAAGGAGCCGCGACGCCCTCTCGGCCGCGTCGGCGCGGAGCGCGTTCGGGAGACGGCGGGCAGAGCGGGCCCTCCGGGCGCCTGACCTGGGCCCCGCCCCGGGGGCGGCCCTGCCGCCTGGGAAGGGATGCGGAGAAGTcgcctccctgtcctcccctccGGAGAGCCGGACCCAGGACGCGCCGCGGCCGGAACGTCCGGGTGAGCGCTGCGCGGCGTCCGGGGCCGGGCCCTCTAGTGCGGCCCTCAcggctcccttcccctccctgcccgGGGGTCTGGGCTCCCCTCCCCCGGGGGTCTGAGCTTCTCTCTCCCCGGGGTCTGGGCTCCTCTCCCCCGGGGCCTGGGCTCTGGGGTCTGGGCTCCTCTCTCCCCGGGGTCTGGGCTCACCCACCGGGGGTCTGGGCTCCTCTCTCCCCGGGGTCTGGGCTCCCCTCCCCGGGGCCtgggctcctcccctccccgggGGTCTGGGCTCCCCCTCCCGGGGGTCTGGGGTCTGGGGTCTGGGCTCTTCTCTCCCGGGGGTCTGGGCTCACCCACCGGGGGTCTGAGCTTCTCTCTCCCCAGGGTCTGGGCTCCCCTCTCCCCGGGGTCTGGGCTCACCCACCGGGGGTCTGGGCTCCCCCTCCCGGGGGTCTGGGCGCCTCTCCTCCCGGGGGTCTGGGCTCCTTTCTCCGCGGGGGTCTGGGCTCTGGGCTCCTCTCTCCCCGGGGTCTGGGGTCTGGGCTCCTCCCTCCCGGGGGTCTGGGCTCCTCCCCTCTCTGGGGGTCTGGGCTCCCCCTCCCGGGGGCCTGGGGTCTGGGGTCTGGGCTCCTCTCTCCCCGGGGTCTGGGCTCCCCTCCCCGGGGTCTGGGCTCACCCACCGGGGGTCTGGGCTCCTTCCTCCCTGCGGGGGGTGGTCTGCTCCTCCCTCCCAGGGCCTCTGTTCTCTCCGCTTCCTCCCCAGGGCACTCTGTCCGCTCTCGGGGTTCCACCCCCCAGGCTTTGTGCTGAGGACGGTGCTGCACCTGAGCGCCTTTTCGAGGCCCGCGCACCTGGCAGAGGATGCAGGGCGGATGCGGGACGGGGAGGGCGCGATGGGAGCGCGGGCGGGGGCTGTGGACGTAGCGGGGTTGGGCTGtccacacccccctcccccctctcccccaTACCCCAGCCAGATCCTGGGCTCAGGCGTGCGAGgagccgccccgccccgccccttccTGCGGGACCTCACCTGGGAGCTCACACGTGTTTGTCCAGGGGTCACGCGGCCTCCGGGTCCCTTGAGAAGGAGGCACAGCATGGCCCCCAGTCAATGTGTGGCTCAGGGACAGCCCCCAGCCCGCCTTCGGGGAGCTACTCCGAGGAGGGGATGTCGAAGGCGGCTGCGAGTCACGGGACAGGTGCCAGTAACTGGATTGGCACCTGCCCAGAACACTGGGTTTTGTACAGTTTAATTAGCAttacatattttaacatttgttaTTGTCCATAAGAATTTTCTGTCCtccctgttttgctttttaaattcattttccagTTCTTTAGTGATTAGAAATGAACCATAAGTTGTATTTACAGGATTATAAGTGCTTTACCTTTTAACAAATAGAATTTACATCACCTAACTTGTTAAAGTGTAAAACAGGCTTTTCAGgtaagggaaagggaagtcgctcagtcgtgtccgactcttcgcgaccccatggactgcagcccaccaggctcctccgtccatgggattttccaggcaagagcactggagtggggtgccatcgccttctccatgaaTGAGTCTGCCTGTTTGTAAAAGTGTGACTGATGGAAACAGTGCAGCCACTAGGCTATCACCCTGCGTGAGTTCAGTGGCCGAGAGGGAGCACAAATGCTCTGCAAGCCACGTTgagttaggttgcttccacccCAGGTGTCTTTGCCTCCTTCTTTGTTGCTGGTTTGTGCCTGGAAGCTCTGGTGGAATCTGGCCAAAATGCTCACGTCAGACCGTCCACTGCAAATAaccctcctgctttcttttttccagagGCTTTGCACCTGCTAACCCTGATCCCGCTGGACCCTGGAGGCTAGCtctggaattcttgcctggagctcTGGTGCCAGGTcaggcccccccgccccccccaactTAGGGCCAGGGGTTCAGCTGGGTGTGGACATTTTAAGAATTCATTATAAGACCAAAACAAGTCCAAAGTgcctttttttaatagttaaaaatagcaataacagggacctccctggtggtccaatggctaagactccaggctcccaatgctggggaccCATCTTCCATCCTTGGTCAATGAattagatcccgcatgctgcaactaagacctgggacagccaaataagtaaatagaattttttaaaaaggaaaatatatgccATTTATTGTTTCGAGGGACAGAAATCAAGCTCAACTTCAAATGTACACACATTTAGTACTTTTCAGAACCGAGACACAGATTTCAGACGCTGAGTTAATGGCACAGGTCTAGACACACACGTTTTCTCCAAAAGATCACAGAAAGTGAATCTTTTATAGATTCCAAACTTCAGGAAAATAAGCTGCTGCACAGCCAGTTTGGGAGTAACACCCTTTGTCCATTAGGACGGCTCCTCCCTGACAAGGCCCTGCAGTCGGTTCTCCCTCCCCCGACACACCCGGGGGCTCAGTCACTTTAATGAGAAATCTGAGAATTTCAGTCGTAGCCGTATGTCCACTGAGAAGAGCGTCTATCTCTTGACAGGTGTCTATGAACATGAAGCTGAAATTACTCATAGGCCCTTAGAATGTGAACCAGGACTGATAGATTTGACAAAAtaacaccatttactgaagagaaaaCATGGTACAGTTTAGTAGTCCATAGGATTTGGTAgttgaattttaaagtaaaatgagaAGTTTATGAAGGAGtgattcctattttaaaaaaatatttatttgatcgTGGTGGGTCTTCTCTGTGGCTTGAGGGATCTTCAGCCTTTGTTGCAGCCTGTGAGACctttagctgtggcctgtggggtccagttccctgatcagggattgaacctgggcccttttCCCTGGGAGCACAGAGTATCTATCAGTCCTGGTTCACATTTTAAGGGTCTATAAGTAATTTCAGCTTCATGTTCATAGACACCTGTCAAAAGATAGACGCTCTTCTCAGTGGACATACGGCTACGACTGAAATTCACAGATTTCCCATAAAGTGACTGAGCCCCCGGGTGTGTCGGGGGAGGGAGAACCGACTGCAGGGCCTTGTCAGGGAGGAGCCATCATAATGGACAAAGGGCGTTGCTCCCAAACTGGCTGTGCAGCAGCTTATTTTCCTAAAGTTTGGAATCTATAAAAGATTCACTTTCTGTGATCTTTTGGAGAAAACGTGTGTGTCTAGACCTGTGCCATTAGCTCAGCGTCTGAAATCTGTGTCTCGGTTCTGAAAAATACTAAATGTGTGTACATTTGAAGTTGAGCTTGATTTCTTTCCCTCGAAGCAGTAGAATCTTAGCGCGTGAGTCCGTAAAATAACAGGTGAGCACATATTGCTGGTGTCGCTGTGATTGGCCAGTGGTTGGTTTGTTCAAGGTGGTAACATTTACTTAAAGCTGTGCTGAGCCTGCACGGGAAACTCGGTAACGCAGACGGCCCTAGTTGTGTATCCTGTCTTGTTGGGAAGTGAGCTGTGCAGAGTCTGTGGTCCCTGGGAGATGTGGGGACCAGAGGCTCTAAACACGTACTGAACGGATTCCTGACTTCATCAGAGTCCTGGGGCAGCATGCAGTCTTCAGCGGGTGCCTTCTGATTGTCATTCTGAACACGGGTCCCTCTCCTGCTCAGTGGGGGCCTCTCCAGGGTCTGCCTGGGACCGTCGGCCCCCGCTCGACCACGGGCCGCGGCCTCCTGTGCCTCTGTGAGCTCTGTGGCTGCGAGCTCTTGGTTTGTTTGGGATTCTTAGAAACGCACTGTCTCATTTTTGCTGCGTCTAATCTACTTTGCCTGGGAAACCAGATTAAACTCATTAGAGCCGGGATTACCGGTGAAGTGAAACGGTATTTGTATATTGTAGAATGCCACGTGAGTCCTGGAAACTGGGTTTTGCGTTCTCCCTGGCGTAGGACTTGGGCCTCACTGCCCAGCTCAGGAGTGTCAGGCCGCCTTCCTGGGCTCTGCTGCGCCTGCACCTCTTCCCTGCCTCTGTGGCCATCCTTTCTGCTTCCCTCCTGCACGGCCTCCACCCACGCCTCCACCAGCCCTCTTCTAGGTGGCACAGCCCCTCACCCCACAGGCAGTGCTGAGATCCGGGCCCCATCCAGCCCCTCGCCCCACAGGCAGTGCTGAGACCCGGGCCCCGTCCAGCCCCTCACCCCACAGGCAACGCTGAGACCTGGGCCCCGTCCAGCCCCTCACCCCATAGGCAGCACTGAGACCTGGGCCCCGTCCAGCCCCTCGCCCCACAGGCAGTGCTGAGACCCGGGCCCCGTCCAGCCCCAGGCTCCGTCCAGCCCCTCGCCCCACAGGCAACGCTGAGACCTGGGCCCCGTCTAGCCCCTCACCCCGCAGGCAGTGCTGAGACCCGGGCCCTGTCCAGCCCCTCGCCCCACAGGCGGCGCTGAGCCCCGGGCCCCATCCAGCCCCTCGCCCCGCAGGCAGGGTGTGCCAGGCTTCTGCCTGAGGCCTCCCtgagggaggaagcagaggggCCTGGTCTGTGGCAGGGAAAATGCTCCAGTGTGGTTGTGGTTTGTGACTGTCTCTTTTCTGTCCTTGACATCTTGTTAGCCTGCACCTTAGACTCATGCTGGAAATCAGACCGAGGTCCAGGTGGCTCAGGGAAGCGGACGGGCCGTCTGGTGGCACTCCAGCTCCACCTCTGGCCCCTGGAGCTGGTCCCCGGCTCCACATCTGTGATGGGGCAGCGGGCGGCGCCCCTGGCCTTGAATGGGAGGAGTTTGTGCGTTTGTGCACGGTAGATGTGGTACATACGTGAGGCTGAGTTTCCCTTAAAAAATTGCCTTTAAATTCAGGTGTGACCTTCCAGGCACCGTACTCCACATTCAGCACTGACTGCAATCTAGATGCCCTAAATAACTCAGATGTTTCTGTTCATCTaggaaaaatgacattttcctcAGGAAAGTGATAGCTTTTAGTAATCATGTAAAACTTTAATCTCAATCGCAGTGAATCATCCTTCAACTATATGTGACAGTCGTCTCTTCTTCAGCGGAGCGTGTGCATCTGAAATGCCTGCTCAGCGTGGCCGGAGTCCCTGGGCGGCCCGGCCCTGGCCGTGAGGCTGGGTCATGAAGGTGCCGGGGAGGAGCCACTTCTGGACGTGGCTTTCGCTCCTGCAGCTGCTGGCAAGCGGCGCGGAGCAGGAGGACGTGGCGGGGCCCGCCGTCCAGCTGCCCCCCGGCCGGGGTGCGGCCGTCCCGCGGAGGAGGCCGTGGGTCCTAGACGGCTGCAGGAGGCTCTCCGGGCTCCTGCGCCAGAAGGCCGTGGTTCTGAACAAGCTGGAAGACGCGATCAGAGCGGTGGAGAGGGACGCCAGCCTCTCGGACCAAGAGAAGCTGTTCCGGGTGCACACGCTTGAGATTTTCCAGAAAGAGCTGAATGAAAGCGAGAACTCAGTCTTCCAGGCCGTGCACGGCCTCCAGAGAGCGCTGCAGGGTGACTACAGGGACGTGGCCAACATGAAGGAGAGCAGCCGGCAGCGCCTGGAGGCCCTGCGGGAGGCAGCCATCAAGGCAGGTCCGGGCCGGGGCGTCGCCCCCAGGGCTGCGATCCGGTCCCGCGGGTGCGGGAGGGCCGCGCGGCTGCACAGAGCACGCCTGAGCTCGCTGGGTCTCTCACGTGCCTGCCTGTGGGGAATCCCTGCGCCCCCAGAAGAGCAGCTCGCGCTCTGTGGCGACCCCACGTGGAGGCAGGCCCCTGTTGCTGCCCACACTCCCGCACTGCCCGCACTCCCAATCTCTGATGAGAACTTTTAGCATAAAAGCTGATTTTCTTCAAGGCCCACAGGCTGAGAACTAAAGTGTTAAGGTAGCTTTAAACAAATGTATACACTTCAATTAAGGACTGTGATAAAGGatacttttaaaatgagaagGAACTATTGTATCAGATTAATATTTGTATAACATTTTAAAGCTATCATTTACGCCATCTGTTATGTGGCAGACACTTTAAATATACAAAGTATCATTATTGATCTTCCCGGAAAGGCTGTGATATTATTACACAgctttaaaagtaaaaggatacaaatgaTTCGGCTTTTTTCCACCCAAGCgtggtatttcttccagcaatgaGGTGACGGGGTGTGTGGCCCCCGGGCGTGGTCCTGTCTGTTGTGAGACACAGACCGCGCCCTGCCTGCCCAGGTGCTTCCCTGCCGTGTGTGGCCGGGAGCCTCTGAGAGCTCGCTCCTGGTGTGTGCGGGCTGGCCAGGCCCCCTCTTAATAAGCATCTCTGCATCTCGCGCGCGCATAGGAGGAGGCGGAATTTGTGGAGCTCCTGGCAGCAGAGAAGCATCAAGCTGAAGCCCTTAAGACCCTGCAGCGCCGGAACAAGAGTCTGTCCATGCTGGACGAGGTCCTGGAAGACGTGCGGAGGGCGGCCGACCGCCTGGAGCTGGAGATCGAGGAGCACGCCTTCGACGACAATAAGTCGGTGAGTGGCTGCGGCGCGCCCTGCGGGGGTGTGCGGCTGCGCCAGCTCGCGCGTGTGTGTTGGCGCAGGCTGGGGGCGCAGGCAGAACAGCAACGCTGCGCCCTGGAAAGGGGCTCGTGTGGCCCTGCGGACGCGCACTGGTTCCCCTGCTTGGCCCTGAGTCTGGCCATCATCGCACCcccgcacccccgcccccagcggCCCGTCTGCCTCCCGCCTGACAGTATTCTGGAGGCgttcctgtctctctctgtgcGGGGTACATGAATTTGAACACATCTGGCTGGTTTCAGTGACGTGACGTTGGTCCTTCCTGAAGGTCAAAGGGGTCAATTTTGAGGCGGTCCTgcgggtggaggaggaggaggctgactCTCAGCAGAACCTCAGCAGGCGAGAGGTGGAGGAGGACCTGGGCCTGAGTATGCTCATCGACTCTCAGAACAACCAGTACATCCTGACGCGGCCCCGGGACGCCACCATCCCGCGGGCTGACCACCACCTCATAAAGGTAGCCtggcccctgccccgccccgtgGTCGGATTCTCGCGTTCTGGTTCTGTGCTTTAAGGCCCCCCGGAGCGAGCCACAGCTCCTCCCTGGACGCTCTGGAGGCGCCGCGCACCAGCCCCCACCGCCTCTCCTCCGTCTCCCCTTCAGGGAAGGCAGGGTGCTGTCCCCTAAGGCCGGCAGCTCCCTTCCCCCCGCTGACCGGCACCTCTCGCCCTCGTGCAGGACATCGTCAGCATCGTGGTGCTCTCCCTGCCCTGCGGCTGGCTCTGCACCACCATCGGGCTGCCCACCATGTTCGGCTACATCATTTGTGGCGTGCTGCTGGGGCCCTCCGGACTCAACAGTATCAAGGTCAGAACAGAATCTGCTGTGCAGGGCCTGCTGAGCTTGAGTCGGTGAAGGTGGCCGTTTCTTATAAAGCACGTTAGAGATGTCCTTTAGAATTTAGTAGGAAATCTCTAAAGCATAGGAACGTCGTTTTGTTCATTGAGTGAGCAAGTTGCCCAGAGAAAATGACCCTGTTCTTGTCTTTAAAATGATACTTGTTTTAAAGATTCTCTGTGCAGTAATACAGTGGGTTGGATTATTCAGACACTGAAAGGAGCTGAAAATGCTGGATTAAGTACTCTGCACACTgagaagctgagtgctgagtaGTGGTCAGGCCGTGGTGTCGTGCGGCCAGGGGCGTATTGGGCGACCCAGGCAGTCCCTGTGGAGGCCGTTCGCCGAGCAGCTCTTCTGGCAGTGAGGAGAGAGTCCCCAGCCTTGTGTCCTCTCAGGAAAGCACGGTGTGGACACGGGGGGAAGAGAAAGCCGGGAAGCGGTATCCTGGCCCCTTGCTGTGGCACCCTAACACAGGGCATGGGAGAGCATGCCCGTCCCCACCTTGCCCGCCACCGCCCTGCGGCCGTGCCCGCCTCGGCCCA encodes:
- the TMCO3 gene encoding transmembrane and coiled-coil domain-containing protein 3 isoform X4, which encodes MKVPGRSHFWTWLSLLQLLASGAEQEDVAGPAVQLPPGRGAAVPRRRPWVLDGCRRLSGLLRQKAVVLNKLEDAIRAVERDASLSDQEKLFRVHTLEIFQKELNESENSVFQAVHGLQRALQGDYRDVANMKESSRQRLEALREAAIKEEAEFVELLAAEKHQAEALKTLQRRNKSLSMLDEVLEDVRRAADRLELEIEEHAFDDNKSVKGVNFEAVLRVEEEEADSQQNLSRREVEEDLGLSMLIDSQNNQYILTRPRDATIPRADHHLIKDIVSIVVLSLPCGWLCTTIGLPTMFGYIICGVLLGPSGLNSIKSIVQVETLGEFGVFFTLFLVGLEFSPEKLRKVWKISLQGPCYMTLLMVAFGLVWGHLLQIRPTQSVFISTCLSLSSTPLVSKFLVGSARSDKEVASSRAGDIDYGALLLGMLVTQDVQLGLFIAILPTLIQAGAGAQARPSRVPHLRALRAHCPAGPHALSGGHEVRPGSPGPVPASAQNKPARQVDRGRWAGPGQRVRAGPGKPGTQSPSHLPRGVPAHPERDHAQPPARPAALARCRRPVHAPAREAVQPLRTKARRPAELSPLLDLLCPR
- the TMCO3 gene encoding transmembrane and coiled-coil domain-containing protein 3 isoform X3, yielding MKVPGRSHFWTWLSLLQLLASGAEQEDVAGPAVQLPPGRGAAVPRRRPWVLDGCRRLSGLLRQKAVVLNKLEDAIRAVERDASLSDQEKLFRVHTLEIFQKELNESENSVFQAVHGLQRALQGDYRDVANMKESSRQRLEALREAAIKEEAEFVELLAAEKHQAEALKTLQRRNKSLSMLDEVLEDVRRAADRLELEIEEHAFDDNKSVKGVNFEAVLRVEEEEADSQQNLSRREVEEDLGLSMLIDSQNNQYILTRPRDATIPRADHHLIKDIVSIVVLSLPCGWLCTTIGLPTMFGYIICGVLLGPSGLNSIKSIVQVETLGEFGVFFTLFLVGLEFSPEKLRKRRHGGPAAPGPGRAGPLLACRRPARLPAGEDLPRGPLLPEAARGEQRGQGDPGPGHLRLHLPHADGDRAAGCVHGAGLLPGWSPGVLPGPRGRRGGCVLRGARPRLPGHRVLCVHRPSRVPHLRALRAHCPAGPHALSGGHEVRPGSPGPVPASAQNKPARQVDRGRWAGPGQRVRAGPGKPGTQSPSHLPRGVPAHPERDHAQPPARPAALARCRRPVHAPAREAVQPLRTKARRPAELSPLLDLLCPR
- the TMCO3 gene encoding transmembrane and coiled-coil domain-containing protein 3 isoform X5; the encoded protein is MKVPGRSHFWTWLSLLQLLASGAEQEDVAGPAVQLPPGRGAAVPRRRPWVLDGCRRLSGLLRQKAVVLNKLEDAIRAVERDASLSDQEKLFRVHTLEIFQKELNESENSVFQAVHGLQRALQGDYRDVANMKESSRQRLEALREAAIKEEAEFVELLAAEKHQAEALKTLQRRNKSLSMLDEVLEDVRRAADRLELEIEEHAFDDNKSVKGVNFEAVLRVEEEEADSQQNLSRREVEEDLGLSMLIDSQNNQYILTRPRDATIPRADHHLIKDIVSIVVLSLPCGWLCTTIGLPTMFGYIICGVLLGPSGLNSIKSIVQVETLGEFGVFFTLFLVGLEFSPEKLRKVWKISLQGPCYMTLLMVAFGLVWGHLLQIRPTQSVFISTCLSLSSTPLVSKFLVGSARSDKEVASSRAGDIDYGALLLGMLVTQDVQLGLFIAILPTLIQAGAGAQASVAMEALRLLALVGQALFSLAAVLLVCLLVRTYLVGPYCRKLHAESKGGKEILVLGISAFTFLMLTAFTCSPPSCSTSSLSCWSSRSQWWS